Below is a genomic region from Schistocerca americana isolate TAMUIC-IGC-003095 chromosome 1, iqSchAmer2.1, whole genome shotgun sequence.
AATATTTTTTGTGTTAACTTAAACACAACAGTCAAAAGGAAGTATTGTGACTTTACAGTACCGTGAACATaatgaacttgacaatgtgctttGAACTAAGTCGGGTATTCAATCCATTCCTCCTCTGTTTTCTTAAATTGCCGGAACGTTGGTATACTGGTTAGCGGCACTTGTTGTGCTGGCTGGGTGGTCAGTTGTGGCTGTGTGGCCAAAACGTCTTGCACATCATGTTGTCATACCGTCATCAATGAAGTAGTGacttgttggttctgaaactgaaaagcttgtgttagccATCTGTGACTGAGGCACAggggcagggggtggagggggtggggaattCGTAATTTGCACAAATGCTTTATATCAgaaagcaagcaaagcctctgaaaagcgaaatttgattagttctgcaggtcacctcctggaatacatgcaagaatacaacaacaaattagcaaataGAAACACTTGTACATGATCAtccctgcaagctaaaacacaagagaaacaAGCAAAATCTTCAGCCAAGTTCATTGTCTTCAATCGCCACTGAATTATCCTCGTTCGCCACTGTGGAGTCTTGTACTGCAAGGTAGCAAGGGAGACATGTTGTTATGGGTGTCTGGTATCGTCTCTCTACAACACAACCTGCGATGAACTGAACCCGCTCTGCAAGTAAATTGACAGATGCCaaactgaatgagtgagtgagcaaGTGAGTGAGAGAGCGAGGCCCTCTGTTGAGTGGCAgcagcctaaatacatgctgtcgagaggctGTTGGTGGCGTGTTGCTTTTggatgtgtctctggcctctctcgtgataggcaaaCTTGATACAGTGCCTACTAGTCAATCTTTGCACTTTATCTTTGCCAACCGGTGTGCTGGCAACAGCTGAATGCCAGCACAATATATGACCTGAATATCTTTGGGTATCATGAAATATCTTTCACTAATGTTCAGCTgtggtggtcattgaaggcttcacacattgcccaACTGACAGCCGAACATGTTTCATCCAGGAACACACTATCAAAagccatataatttgttttatactTGCTATTAAGTAGTCTCAGtttctttataagtttctttaAATGACTGTATGCCACAGAGAGTCCCTCCCATCGTAAACTGTTTCACTAGGTACATATCTATTAATTGCATGGTCCACTATTTAAACTTGAGCCATGGTTCCTGTACATGTTCCTGTCTTGAGTTAAAAGTTTCACATTGAGATGTGACACTACTGCTTCTTTGTCTACTTTAGTGAACATATAATTCTTTCTACCTGTTTTAATGGtcctttgtgctttggtaatcatAGTTGACTGTCCTGTCTCATGGTcacttacactacgtgatcaaaagtatctggacacctgactgaaaatgacttacaagtttgtggtgccctccatcagtaatgctggaattcaatatggtattggctcacccttagccttgatgacagcttccactctcacaggtatacatacattcaatcaggtgctggaaggtttcttggggaatgacagcccattcttcatggtttgctgcactgatgagaggtatcaatgtcggttggCGAGGCCTggatgaagtcagcattccaaaacataccaaatgtgttctataggattcaggtcaggactctgtgcaggccagtccattactgggatgttagtGTTaggtaaccactccatcacaggctgtgcattatgaacaaacaggtgcttgatcgtgttgaaaggtgcaatcgccatccctgaatttctcttcaacagtgggaagcaagaaagtgcttaaaacatcaaagtaggcctgtgctgtgataatgccatgcaaaataacaaggggtgcaagcctcctccatgaaaaacacagccacaccataacaccagtgcctccgaattttactgttggcactacaaacgcaaGCAGATGACATTCATCAGGCATTcgtcatacctacaccctgccatcagattgccacattatGTACTGTGGTTCGTCATtcaacacaatgtttttccacttttcaatcgtcctaTGTGTATGTTCCTTACACGAAGAGAGGCATCGTTTcgtatttaccagcgtgatgtgtggcttatgagtagctgctcgaccatgaaatccaagttttctcacctcctgcctaactgtcatagtacttgcagtggatcctgatgcagtttggaattcctgtgtgatggctgggatagatgtctgcccattacacattacagccctctttatctgtcggcggtctctgtcagtcaacagatgaggtcggcctttaCACTTGtaagctgtatgtgtcccttcacgttttcacttcattatcacataggaaacagtgggcctagggatgtttaggagtgtggaaatcttgggtacaggtgtatgacacaagcgacacacaatcacctgaccacatttgaagttcATGAggtccgcggagcaccccattctgctctctcacgatatctaataacTATTGAGggcgctgatgtggagtacctggcaatatgtggcagcacaatgcacctagtatgaaaaaagtgtgtttttaggggtgtctggatacttttgatcacatagtgtatgtcattttcagtgtggtcatcctcaaagaggtcagatctatttATTGCCATTAGACCAAcagatttccatcatgagtgggattccAAACAATCTGTTCTAGAtagctttcagagaaggcatttagtaatgtttcacagaatgtctcgtcatgcccaccactaacaaaactgtaatcatcttagttgattgttggatgattagtcTCCTCCAAAGATTATGGTGTAATTGGGGTACTTAACTGCTAGTGAActgatgttttttttaaatttttggttacCTCAGGAGACAACTCTGGTAGTTGATAGAAGGATAGAAGAACAAGTTCTATCTCAGAGGAAGTGActttttgtctactgtgacaagTGCACCATCTTCATTTCCCATTTGCTTATCCTTTCGATattcacttaaattttccccaaaaatctcactgctgtcaatttcggGTCTTTATCAGATTTATGTACCTGATGTTATTTCAGCTTCACTGCTCTTTAGCGGTGCTTCAAACTTTGGAATTTTGTTGTGAATGCTTGGCATTTAACCACTGTGGTTTCAGTAGTCTGATCCATGGGAATCGTTCTTTGGATCTTACATTAATACTTCCAGGTCTCCTACAGATGTTGTTATCTGGAATGAATGGAGAGTCGCCTTATCTGAAAACATTCTTGTATGTGATGCATATGCTGTCAGCTACCTGGGTAACAGCCTCTGATGTTTTGTGCACACCTGACCCTTTTGAAGGAAGCCTGCATTTCTGAAGTCAGTGGTACAAGTCTAGGAAGTTGCAACCTAGCTTCTTACAGAACCTTTGTAGCCTCTGATTCaagccttccacttgactcagaactagGGGGTTATGATCTGTTCTGGGGGAAATGCTGCACATTTTGAGCTTTCTTGTAATGCCGTGAGCAAAGCTGTTATTCTCAACCGTCTCTGCCAGTCATTAGAATGGTCCAAATATGACCTTGAAGCTCAGATAACAGGCATTTTTTATCATAACAAGGATCACAATCCCTTAGTGGCCGCTGAAATAGTCTCGTCAAGTTGCTAAATGAGGCcctcaggcatacacactgagtgcacatggTGTTCCTTCCCACCCATTGCTGCCGTTTCCCATAGTCTCTTCAAGTTGCTAAATAAGGCcctcaggcatacacactgagtgcacatggTGTTCTTTCCCACCCATGGTTCTGTTTTCCATAGGGATACCATTATTTACTGCATGTTTGAACTGCTAATGATTAATAGAGCCCTGCCATTTTGCATTTACCTCCCTTTGACACGGGACACCACTCATTTCCCAGTACGGAGTTAGTCTCACTggatcagtttcagtttcagtggaagacagtacCTCAAACCTATTGGTTAGGGGGACAGGTGTAATCCTGAGTTCTACATGGTTCCTGTCTGCCCTGCACAGAGCACATAGACCTACCACTGACCCGCCACTCAGTCAAGTGGATGACAATGGTAGatcctgaaacttcatggcagattaaaactgtgtgctggaccgagactcgagtttgggacctttgactttcgcgggcaactgctcaaccatccgagctacccaagcacgagtcaagacctgtcctcacagcttcaattctgccagtacctcgcctcctaccttccaaacttcacagaagctcttctgcgaaccacacagttttaatctgccaggaagtttcatatcagtgcacactgtgctacagagtgaaaatctcattctggaaacatccgccaggctgtggctaagacatgtttctgctatatcctttcttccaggaatgctagttctgttaggtttgcagaagagcttctgtgaagtttggaagctaggaaacgaggtactgtcagaattgaaactgtgaggacgggtcaggagtcgtgcttgggtagctcagatggtagagcaattgcccgcgaaaggaagggtcccaagttcaagtcttggtccggtacacaaatttaatctgccaggaagtttcatatcagtgcgcacttcactgcagagtgaaaatctcataatggTAAATCCTGTAGACAAGACAGTATCCAGAAGACAGAATAGTACTTGACACATCTTTGGTATTCCTGGTGCATGACTCTCGGTAGCTCTTCCAATTAAGCCATTCTTAGCAATTTCCAGTTGCTTAATTGTTGCCAGAGTGATTTCCCAGTTATGAACAATGTATCAGAGAGCTGTGATCTGTTGTAGAGGTATTTACAATTCAGGAACATTGAGACAGAACCACTGAATACTGAGGAACTCATACATATGAACTAATTTAACTCTCAATTATGCTATAAATTCTGTAATTGTAATATTTTCTCtaattgtaatatattttatattGAATATTAGACATACAAATACATTAGATTAGGAATGTCTTACCTGCAGTTATTGAGGTTGTTATTCAATAGGGAACAGTTTTTGTAGTGTTCGTGTTTTCCTTTTTTACATTATGCTTTGTCCTAACCAGCTGATGCCAAGTCAAATCATTCACAGTCATCTAGAAGTACAGTGAACTAGCAAATAACAGAATTGATAACAATTTCAGTGAAATTATTTTTCTTGCATCATGAATAACACTTTTCCTTTACTTATTAATTGGTACTTAAAGCTACCTGTGTGAGTGTCCTTTTTGTTCAAAGAACAGGAacaacagaatgcattctgtttaATAGCTCCTTAAAATATCTTACCATTTCATATTTGTAAGGCAAATGTATTTGTCAGACCATGAGAGTAATAATCAAAATTATATTCTAGCTAActgcaataaatatttttcattttctttaaaaatgttgCTGCGCTGCAAATTTTTCTGAATACAGCATCTTAACACTCCTGATTTAATGATAACATATTAACAGTTCTGATTTAATAAAAATGTGTGATGACATTATATGGTATACAGTCATTTGAAATATTATACGTAGCCAGTTATTTAAGGTTTAACAATCTTTTGAGTGTTTTTCAGAATCTGTGACTATGAAATTTACATCGTCAGGCACAGTGTTATCAACTATCAAAGGAGACAGATATTTACTTCCAAATTTATTCAACATTTCTTAATTGTCAGTAACTGAATCTTGTaactaaaaacattcagtacagttaaGGAACATTCTCAGGTGCTCAATTTTTAACACATACAAGATCCACCCTCTGAGAATATATGAAAATAATCTGAAATTTCCAattcatgcgtgtgtgtgtgtgtgtgtgtgtgtgtgtgtgtgtgtgtgtgtgtgtgtgtgtgggcgtgcacgCGCCCACTATTTTTGATATTTTGTAGACGTAGTATGTACAGTCATTTGTTGACAGAGTATGTACAGTCATTCATAGTGTATATGGGTCATTGAGTTTGATTCTGTATTTCTCTTTCAGATCCTTTGGCTGACGGAACTTGCTTTTATGCAAGAAACTGCCGAATGCTTCTGACTGCTGCAATGATTTTAAAGTAAATAACATTAACAAGTTCGTTGGTGTGGTCAAAACTACACTGACTCATTGCATTTTATATTTCATACAGTAGTCAATTAAGACAACTTAAACTGTGGAAACAATGAGCAGTATAAAAACAACATTGAAAAGAAGCAGACATTGACTTGATTTTAGTTTCTGTAATATAATCATAGAGTGTCATAGAATGCTTATATTTGTATCTCTTGACTTATGCTCTCTGTTTAAAAATAGTCGAAACATTGGAGTTTACAGTACATCATGTGATCACATAACGGCTATACAGTTCCGTTCAAAACATCTGCCTTACACTTAGGAAAAAAATAACTTTTGCTTATAGTTATCTCCTAGACAGTATACACAAAAATGCCTCACTAAAACATTTCAACTTCATTCAGCACATTCATTTGTAGTGATATATTTTATAGTTCTAAAATGGCTGGTccttttaagaaaggtgacaaagttTTTGCAAAGGTTCGTGGGTATCCACCTTGGCCTGCCCATGTCCAGTGTTTAGCAGAAGCAACAAATAATAAGTTAAAATATCACGTAATATTTTATGGGACCTATGAGACAGCGGTCTGCAAGGCTGAAGACATGTTTCCATATGTTGAAAATAAAGAACGATTTGGAAGACCATTGAAGAGGAAGGGTTTTAATGAGGCATTAGCGCAGATAGAGAATGGAGTTAATGATAAGCTCTTTGAAacaaaatgtaatgaagacagcgAGTCAGACTGGGAGTCGGATTTCAACCAAACCTCTCCTGAATCACAAAGGGCATCCAAAAGTTCTGAACAAACTGAAGGAAATTCTGTTAACCAGCGAAGCTCAAAGATTTTGAAGTCTGCTGATAAATTAAATAGTAAAAAATCTCTAAATGAATCTACATCACCTTCGTCTCAGGGTGAAGCACAAAGAGTGAGTCGCTCTGGACGAAAAATAAAGCCCAAAAAGTTTGCTGATGATGAAATAACGGGGACAGGTATTAATATAGACAACAGTGAACACAGTGTTCGAGCCATAGGTGGTTCCTATGATCAAAACAAGAGTAATGTGTTACCAAATAATTATACATTATCTAATACTGTTAGTGAAGACAATGCTGCAGGCAGTGAAGATGATCAGGTGGATTTTTGCAGAGCAGGCAGATCTCACCAATTTCCAGTGTCTCATAAGAGGAAGTCCTCTTTGCAGACTGGAACTGCAGAAGGAGATAACACAATATTTAAGCCACATGTCGAACTTTCTGAACCACCTGTACAGAATGCTTTGCCATCAATTGGAACTACTCGACTGACTAAAATAAAACAATTGCAAACTGTGAGTCAACTGTTATGCTTAGATGCTCTCATAAAAGCATCTACTTGTTGTTCAAAAGCCAAGCTTGAAaactgtgttaaatatttaactGAACTGGCAAACTTGCCAGTAGACTGCAACACATTGAAAAGGTGTCCCCAGATTGTAGTTACAGTAAGGAAGCTGACTAAATACTTAGGAAACACTACCAACTTAGAGACACCTGTTTCTGAGGGGGGAAaagcaacagaaa
It encodes:
- the LOC124611438 gene encoding PC4 and SFRS1-interacting protein-like, yielding MAGPFKKGDKVFAKVRGYPPWPAHVQCLAEATNNKLKYHVIFYGTYETAVCKAEDMFPYVENKERFGRPLKRKGFNEALAQIENGVNDKLFETKCNEDSESDWESDFNQTSPESQRASKSSEQTEGNSVNQRSSKILKSADKLNSKKSLNESTSPSSQGEAQRVSRSGRKIKPKKFADDEITGTGINIDNSEHSVRAIGGSYDQNKSNVLPNNYTLSNTVSEDNAAGSEDDQVDFCRAGRSHQFPVSHKRKSSLQTGTAEGDNTIFKPHVELSEPPVQNALPSIGTTRLTKIKQLQTVSQLLCLDALIKASTCCSKAKLENCVKYLTELANLPVDCNTLKRCPQIVVTVRKLTKYLGNTTNLETPVSEGGKATEKIFLIQCKSQQIYNKYKAMFTNFEKDVSSSTYLNNVDYSHRHSFSSETGSSSASEVFPAVISQPGPSNTVIRKLSTRGRKIGKPVAQPRLSRIVGRPAKFIRRSVHHSRTTNADNRRREDVENWPPSRDST